In Sphingomonas panacisoli, one genomic interval encodes:
- the accB gene encoding acetyl-CoA carboxylase biotin carboxyl carrier protein: MADEKEGAMRIDVELVRQLAALLDDTNLTEIEVEDADRKVRVARKAPQVAAAVQYAPAPVAAPAAAPATGAAPAAEPAAAPSTANAVKSPMVGTAYLAPNPEAKPFIAVGQKVAAGDTLLIIEAMKVMNPITAPAAGTVAAILVGSGQPVEFDQPLVVVE; the protein is encoded by the coding sequence ATGGCAGACGAGAAAGAAGGGGCAATGCGGATCGACGTCGAACTGGTACGCCAGCTCGCGGCGTTGCTCGACGATACCAACCTGACCGAAATCGAGGTCGAGGACGCCGATCGCAAGGTACGAGTCGCGCGCAAGGCGCCTCAAGTCGCGGCGGCAGTACAGTACGCGCCCGCGCCCGTCGCGGCACCGGCGGCCGCTCCCGCTACTGGCGCGGCTCCCGCCGCCGAACCGGCCGCGGCGCCGAGCACCGCCAACGCCGTGAAGTCGCCGATGGTCGGCACTGCCTATCTCGCCCCCAATCCCGAAGCGAAGCCGTTCATTGCGGTCGGGCAAAAGGTTGCCGCCGGCGATACGCTGCTGATCATCGAGGCGATGAAGGTCATGAACCCGATCACCGCGCCCGCCGCCGGCACCGTTGCCGCGATCCTGGTCGGTAGCGGCCAGCCGGTCGAGTTCGACCAGCCGCTCGTCGTCGTCGAGTAA
- the bfr gene encoding bacterioferritin, which yields MKGDPKVIEFLNTALKNELTAINQYWLHYRLFDHWGVKKLAEFERHESIDEMKHADWLSERILFLDGLPNFQLLGRLRIGETVEEVLKADLELEMEALPLLRDAIEHCEKVRDYVSRDLFRRILDSEEEHVDTLERQFEMIERMGIENYVQLNAKAEEGDG from the coding sequence ATGAAGGGCGACCCCAAGGTCATCGAATTCCTCAACACGGCGCTCAAGAACGAGCTGACCGCGATCAACCAATATTGGTTGCACTACCGGTTGTTCGACCATTGGGGCGTCAAGAAGCTCGCCGAGTTCGAGCGCCACGAATCGATCGACGAGATGAAGCATGCCGACTGGCTGTCGGAGCGCATCCTGTTCCTCGACGGCCTGCCCAACTTCCAGCTGCTCGGGCGGTTGCGCATCGGCGAGACGGTCGAGGAAGTGCTCAAGGCCGATCTCGAGCTCGAGATGGAGGCGCTGCCCCTGCTCCGCGATGCGATCGAGCATTGCGAAAAGGTGCGCGATTACGTCAGCCGCGACCTGTTCCGCCGCATCCTCGACAGCGAGGAAGAGCATGTCGATACGCTCGAACGCCAGTTCGAGATGATCGAGCGGATGGGCATCGAAAATTACGTTCAGTTGAACGCGAAGGCCGAAGAAGGGGACGGCTGA
- a CDS encoding MFS transporter — translation MALATELKGLNRKQVHSIWASYLGWTLDAFDFFLLVFMLSAIAKEYGTDVKTVAEATFLTLAARPFGAFAFGWLADRFGRRPIMMIVILLFSVFSFASAFAWSLTSLFVIRTLFGFCMGGEWGIGASLVMESIPAKLRGPVSGLLQSGYPSGYFLASLVYFLLFDTIGWRGMFMVGIAPAILVFLIRMHVDESPAFEARRDKPQVNPLAVLAENWKIALYLVVLMTCFNFFSHGTQDLYPTFLKEQHKFDTHTVGLLAMIGNVGAIVGGIGFGIWSETIGRKRAIVIASLLALPIIPLWAFSTTPLMLAAGAFLIQVAVQGAWGIVPVHLNELSPALVRGLFPGFAYQLGNLIASRNGPIQASIAEAHGGNYGFALALVAGITVVVLVIWTLLGPERRDVDFVAEAKA, via the coding sequence ATGGCGCTGGCGACCGAATTGAAGGGGCTCAACCGCAAGCAGGTCCATTCGATCTGGGCGAGCTATCTCGGCTGGACGCTCGATGCGTTCGATTTCTTCCTGCTCGTGTTCATGCTGTCGGCGATCGCCAAGGAGTACGGCACCGACGTGAAGACGGTGGCGGAGGCGACTTTCCTGACGCTCGCCGCGCGGCCGTTCGGCGCGTTCGCGTTCGGGTGGCTGGCGGACCGGTTCGGGCGACGACCGATCATGATGATCGTGATCCTGTTGTTCTCGGTCTTCTCCTTCGCCTCGGCGTTCGCGTGGAGCCTGACCAGTCTGTTCGTCATCCGCACCCTGTTCGGGTTTTGCATGGGCGGCGAATGGGGGATCGGCGCGAGCCTGGTGATGGAATCGATCCCGGCCAAATTGCGCGGCCCGGTGTCCGGACTGCTCCAGTCGGGCTATCCGTCGGGCTATTTCCTGGCGAGCCTGGTCTATTTCCTGCTGTTCGACACGATCGGCTGGCGCGGCATGTTCATGGTCGGTATCGCGCCCGCGATCCTCGTCTTCCTGATCCGCATGCATGTCGACGAGAGCCCGGCGTTCGAGGCGCGGCGCGACAAGCCGCAGGTCAATCCGCTCGCCGTTCTGGCGGAGAACTGGAAGATCGCGCTCTACCTCGTCGTGCTGATGACGTGCTTCAACTTCTTCAGCCACGGCACGCAGGACCTCTATCCGACCTTCCTCAAGGAACAGCACAAGTTCGACACGCACACGGTCGGCTTGCTGGCGATGATCGGCAATGTCGGCGCGATCGTCGGCGGGATCGGGTTCGGGATATGGTCGGAGACGATCGGTCGCAAGCGGGCGATCGTCATCGCCTCGCTGCTCGCGCTGCCGATCATCCCGCTCTGGGCGTTCAGCACCACACCGTTGATGCTCGCGGCGGGCGCTTTCCTGATCCAGGTCGCGGTGCAGGGCGCGTGGGGCATCGTGCCGGTGCATCTGAACGAACTGTCGCCGGCGCTGGTGCGCGGGCTGTTCCCCGGTTTTGCCTATCAACTCGGCAATCTGATCGCGTCGCGTAACGGCCCGATCCAGGCGAGCATCGCGGAGGCGCATGGCGGAAATTACGGCTTCGCGCTGGCGCTGGTCGCGGGGATCACCGTGGTCGTGCTGGTGATCTGGACGTTACTCGGACCCGAGCGGCGCGATGTGGATTTCGTGGCGGAGGCGAAGGCGTGA
- the aroQ gene encoding type II 3-dehydroquinate dehydratase, whose translation MTETILVLNGPNLNMLGTREPEIYGADTLDDIAGRLTERGKELGVAVDVRQSNHEGHLVDWLQDSQGWGVKAILLNAGALTHTSVALYDAIKAINVPVIEVHLSNPLAREDFRHASFVGRAARGTISGFGALSYMLALEAAASL comes from the coding sequence GTGACCGAAACGATCCTGGTGCTGAACGGCCCGAACCTCAACATGCTGGGGACGCGCGAGCCGGAAATCTACGGCGCCGACACGCTGGACGACATTGCCGGCCGGCTGACCGAGCGCGGCAAGGAATTGGGCGTCGCGGTCGATGTCCGCCAATCGAACCATGAAGGGCATCTGGTCGATTGGCTGCAGGACTCGCAAGGCTGGGGCGTCAAGGCGATCCTGCTCAATGCGGGCGCGCTGACGCACACATCGGTCGCGCTGTACGACGCGATCAAGGCGATCAATGTACCGGTGATCGAGGTGCATCTGTCGAACCCGCTGGCACGCGAGGATTTCCGCCACGCGAGCTTTGTCGGTCGTGCCGCTCGCGGAACTATTTCCGGGTTCGGCGCGCTGTCGTATATGCTCGCGCTTGAAGCCGCCGCCAGTCTCTGA
- a CDS encoding Hpt domain-containing protein codes for MGGDQLIDWTAFQAARSELGAGFVRILGYFREDGTKSVAAIEDAMRNGNAAALVLPAHTLKGESRQFGAEPLSHLAEEIEHIARQCVETRDAPDQALEHVVKLRPCFEATLTMLEREANPLVERRPQFGRRAG; via the coding sequence ATGGGCGGTGACCAGTTGATCGATTGGACCGCGTTTCAGGCGGCGCGAAGCGAGCTTGGCGCAGGGTTTGTGCGCATCCTGGGATATTTCCGTGAAGACGGCACCAAGTCGGTGGCGGCGATCGAGGACGCGATGCGCAACGGCAATGCCGCCGCGCTCGTCCTGCCGGCGCACACGCTGAAGGGCGAATCGCGCCAGTTCGGCGCGGAGCCGCTGTCGCACCTCGCCGAAGAGATCGAGCATATCGCGCGCCAGTGCGTGGAAACGCGCGACGCACCCGACCAAGCGCTGGAGCATGTCGTCAAACTGCGCCCCTGTTTCGAAGCGACGCTGACGATGCTCGAGCGGGAGGCCAATCCGCTGGTCGAGCGCCGTCCGCAATTTGGGCGCCGCGCGGGCTAA
- a CDS encoding rhodanese-like domain-containing protein, whose protein sequence is MAPLLLLGAMLAADTPPANPQIDYPAFAKLARDLQPIRDRHRLSLAQFQAMAASGKAVILDARSADAFAAGHIAGAINLPLTDFTAEALAEKLPDRSRPVLIYCNNNFVNNVRPVVLKSAPVSLNIQTFINLHAYGYTQVWELADRVDFADPAVRWVRS, encoded by the coding sequence ATGGCCCCCCTGCTGCTGCTCGGCGCAATGCTGGCGGCCGATACGCCGCCGGCCAACCCACAGATCGACTATCCGGCGTTTGCGAAACTCGCCCGCGATCTGCAGCCGATCCGTGATCGTCACCGCCTATCGCTCGCGCAATTCCAGGCGATGGCGGCGAGCGGCAAAGCGGTGATCCTCGACGCGCGCTCAGCCGATGCCTTCGCCGCGGGACATATTGCGGGCGCGATCAATTTGCCGTTGACCGACTTCACGGCGGAGGCGCTCGCCGAGAAGCTGCCCGACCGTTCGCGGCCGGTGCTGATCTACTGCAACAACAATTTCGTGAACAACGTGCGGCCGGTCGTGCTGAAGTCGGCGCCGGTATCGCTGAACATACAGACGTTCATCAACCTCCACGCCTATGGCTACACCCAAGTGTGGGAGTTGGCGGACCGAGTCGATTTCGCCGATCCCGCCGTGCGCTGGGTCCGGAGCTGA
- a CDS encoding (2Fe-2S)-binding protein, with amino-acid sequence MMVCVCNAIREREVREAARSGSMTACQAYRAMGMQPKCGQCVPFARAIIDEERAAA; translated from the coding sequence ATGATGGTATGCGTCTGCAATGCGATCCGTGAACGCGAAGTGCGCGAAGCCGCTCGCTCGGGATCGATGACCGCGTGCCAAGCCTATCGCGCGATGGGCATGCAGCCCAAATGCGGTCAGTGCGTGCCGTTCGCGCGAGCCATTATCGACGAGGAACGTGCTGCTGCGTAG
- a CDS encoding DUF418 domain-containing protein — MTDAAPRLRTLDAVRGVAVMGILLLNINGLAMPDYAEIDPSHYGGATGANWWVWAIAYAVGDGKMRGLFTMMFGASTVLIAERAVANDESPVRVHYARMATLIVFGMVHAYLIWAGDILVLYALTGMIAFVGWRAKPRVLLLIGIALLGLKAADGLSAWYHLDSGRVAAARGADYAQAADWRAFERATAPSPDAAAKEVAAYRGSYADALKSRTETAIFFQTVINRIAFVDTLALMLIGMALFRWGFFSGAWSRRAYWLAAASVPVLWTCYIPLVDWLSATRWSPLTMTATEAIQLTVLRPLLSLGYAALVILFVRSGRVAWLADRLAATGRMAFSNYLGTSIVLTLFFNGYGFGWYGYLQRWQCLIVVAAMWAVMLAWSEPWLDRFAYGPFEWLWRSAARFKLQPFRRRQEIANASQ; from the coding sequence GTGACCGACGCCGCGCCGCGCCTGCGGACACTCGACGCAGTGCGCGGAGTCGCGGTGATGGGCATCCTGCTGCTCAACATCAACGGGCTCGCGATGCCCGATTATGCCGAGATCGACCCGAGCCATTACGGTGGAGCGACCGGCGCGAACTGGTGGGTCTGGGCGATCGCCTACGCTGTCGGCGACGGCAAGATGCGCGGACTGTTCACGATGATGTTCGGCGCATCGACTGTGTTGATCGCCGAGCGCGCGGTCGCGAACGACGAAAGCCCGGTACGGGTGCATTACGCGCGGATGGCGACCTTGATCGTTTTCGGCATGGTTCACGCCTATCTGATCTGGGCCGGGGACATCCTGGTCCTCTACGCGCTGACCGGCATGATCGCGTTCGTTGGCTGGCGCGCGAAACCGCGAGTTTTGTTGCTGATCGGTATCGCTTTGCTCGGCCTCAAGGCGGCGGACGGACTTAGCGCCTGGTATCATCTGGACAGCGGCCGGGTCGCCGCCGCGCGCGGTGCGGATTATGCCCAGGCGGCCGATTGGCGCGCGTTCGAACGGGCGACCGCGCCATCGCCCGACGCCGCGGCAAAGGAAGTCGCGGCATATCGCGGCAGCTACGCCGACGCACTGAAATCGCGGACGGAAACCGCCATCTTCTTTCAGACGGTGATCAACCGCATCGCGTTCGTCGATACGCTGGCGCTGATGCTGATCGGCATGGCGCTGTTTCGCTGGGGGTTCTTCTCGGGCGCATGGTCGCGCCGCGCCTATTGGCTGGCGGCGGCGAGCGTACCTGTATTGTGGACGTGCTATATCCCGTTGGTCGATTGGCTCAGCGCGACGCGATGGTCGCCGCTCACAATGACCGCGACCGAGGCGATCCAACTCACCGTGCTGCGTCCGCTGCTTAGCCTCGGCTATGCCGCGCTGGTCATCCTGTTCGTCCGGTCCGGCCGGGTCGCATGGCTCGCCGATCGTCTCGCCGCGACCGGGCGCATGGCGTTCTCCAACTATCTGGGCACCAGCATCGTGCTGACGCTGTTCTTCAACGGCTACGGCTTCGGCTGGTACGGCTATCTTCAGCGCTGGCAGTGCCTGATCGTCGTCGCGGCGATGTGGGCGGTCATGCTCGCGTGGTCGGAACCCTGGCTCGACCGATTCGCCTACGGGCCGTTCGAATGGCTGTGGCGCAGCGCGGCGCGCTTTAAGCTCCAACCCTTCCGCCGCCGCCAAGAAATTGCAAACGCCTCGCAATAG
- the accC gene encoding acetyl-CoA carboxylase biotin carboxylase subunit yields MPEIKKLLIANRGEIALRIHRACHEMGIKTVAVHSTADADAMHVRLADEAICIGPPPATESYLNIPNIISAAEISHADAIHPGYGFLSENAKFAEIIEAHGIIFVGPKPEHIRTMGDKIEAKRTAGALGLPLVPGSDGAIEDVEEAKKIAEAAGYPVIIKAASGGGGRGMKVVYDPQELETQMQQAGSEAKAAFGDATVYLEKYLGNPRHIEIQVFGDGNGNAIHLGERDCSLQRRHQKVLEEAPSPVLSAEERARIGGVCAKAMADMGYRGAGTIEFLWEDGEFYFIEMNTRLQVEHPVTEAITGLDLVREQIRVAEGHGLTLRQEDVHFRGHAIECRINAEDPRTFAPSPGLVKQYHAPGGMNVRVDSGLYAGYRVPPYYDSMIAKLIVYGTTRAGAIRRLRRALEEFVVEGMKTTIPLHRALIEDPEFLEGQYTIKWLEEWLARQEEGDGDA; encoded by the coding sequence TTGCCCGAGATCAAGAAGCTCCTGATCGCCAATCGCGGCGAGATCGCGCTGCGCATTCACCGCGCCTGCCACGAAATGGGGATCAAGACGGTCGCGGTGCATTCGACCGCCGACGCCGACGCGATGCATGTCCGCCTCGCCGACGAAGCGATCTGCATCGGCCCGCCGCCAGCGACCGAGTCGTACCTCAACATCCCGAACATTATCTCGGCGGCTGAGATCAGCCATGCCGACGCGATTCACCCGGGCTACGGCTTCCTGAGCGAGAACGCCAAGTTCGCCGAGATCATCGAGGCGCATGGGATCATCTTCGTTGGTCCCAAGCCCGAACATATCCGCACGATGGGCGACAAGATCGAGGCGAAGCGCACCGCGGGCGCGCTCGGCCTGCCGCTCGTCCCGGGATCGGATGGCGCGATCGAGGACGTCGAGGAAGCCAAGAAGATCGCGGAGGCCGCCGGCTATCCGGTGATCATCAAGGCCGCGTCCGGCGGCGGCGGGCGCGGCATGAAGGTCGTGTACGATCCGCAGGAACTCGAAACGCAGATGCAGCAGGCCGGTAGCGAGGCGAAAGCCGCGTTCGGCGACGCCACCGTCTATCTCGAAAAGTATCTCGGCAACCCGCGCCACATCGAAATCCAGGTGTTCGGTGACGGCAACGGTAACGCGATCCACCTCGGCGAGCGCGATTGTTCGCTACAACGGCGCCATCAGAAGGTGTTGGAGGAAGCTCCCTCGCCCGTGCTCTCCGCCGAGGAACGCGCGCGGATCGGCGGCGTCTGCGCCAAGGCGATGGCCGACATGGGCTATCGCGGCGCGGGAACGATCGAGTTCCTGTGGGAAGACGGCGAGTTCTACTTCATCGAGATGAACACGCGCCTGCAGGTCGAGCATCCGGTGACCGAGGCGATCACCGGTCTCGACCTCGTCCGCGAACAGATCCGCGTCGCCGAAGGTCACGGCCTGACGTTGCGCCAGGAGGACGTGCATTTCCGCGGCCACGCCATCGAATGCCGCATCAATGCCGAGGACCCGCGCACCTTCGCCCCCTCGCCCGGCCTGGTGAAGCAGTATCACGCGCCCGGCGGCATGAACGTACGCGTCGATAGCGGACTTTATGCCGGCTATCGCGTGCCGCCTTACTACGACTCGATGATCGCCAAGCTGATCGTCTACGGCACGACGCGTGCCGGCGCGATCCGTCGCCTCCGTCGCGCGCTCGAGGAATTCGTGGTCGAGGGCATGAAGACCACGATCCCACTCCACCGCGCGCTGATCGAGGATCCGGAGTTTCTCGAGGGCCAGTACACGATCAAGTGGCTCGAAGAGTGGCTGGCGCGGCAGGAAGAAGGCGACGGCGACGCGTAG
- the arsC gene encoding arsenate reductase (glutaredoxin) (This arsenate reductase requires both glutathione and glutaredoxin to convert arsenate to arsenite, after which the efflux transporter formed by ArsA and ArsB can extrude the arsenite from the cell, providing resistance.), which translates to MKATIWHNPRCSKSREALAILQDAGADIEVVDYLHHPPSRDQLAALYARAGLTPRDGLRTGEDAAKPLKVASDDAILDAMIADPILIERPLVETAKGVVLGRPPEKVRTIL; encoded by the coding sequence GTGAAGGCGACGATCTGGCATAATCCCCGCTGCTCGAAATCCCGCGAGGCGTTGGCGATCCTGCAGGATGCGGGCGCCGATATCGAGGTCGTCGATTACCTCCACCACCCGCCGAGCCGCGACCAGCTTGCCGCGTTGTACGCTCGCGCCGGGCTGACCCCGCGCGACGGGCTGCGCACGGGCGAAGATGCCGCCAAGCCGCTCAAGGTCGCGAGTGACGACGCCATCCTGGACGCGATGATCGCCGACCCGATCCTGATCGAACGCCCCTTAGTCGAAACGGCGAAAGGCGTCGTGCTCGGCCGACCGCCGGAAAAGGTCCGCACGATCCTGTGA
- a CDS encoding TonB family protein, translating into MEGYLGNTGRWKGAVGAVLVQGTLLWLLIAGLAVSNSPVLRDKIASFALAPDQPTPPPPPPQPKKNSSKEGAASPANLRSTATEVVAPKPVLPPPPQPIAAAPIANTGVQPTQGAAPVEGPGYGAGGVGNGFGSGGAGDGDGAGDGRDTPPRRVGGRIKPSDLPDDLAYNLTAGIDLVVGVKYAVEEDGRVTDCRITRSSGNARLDRLTCDLIEQKFRYRPALDEDRNPIKSWIVENHTWNFEDSGPRRR; encoded by the coding sequence ATGGAAGGCTATCTCGGCAATACGGGTCGGTGGAAGGGTGCGGTCGGGGCGGTGCTCGTACAAGGCACGCTCTTGTGGCTGCTGATTGCCGGATTGGCGGTCAGCAACTCGCCGGTGCTGCGCGACAAGATCGCGTCGTTCGCCTTGGCACCTGATCAACCGACACCGCCGCCACCGCCGCCGCAACCGAAGAAGAACAGTTCGAAAGAAGGCGCGGCGTCGCCGGCCAACCTCCGCTCGACCGCGACCGAGGTCGTCGCGCCCAAACCGGTCCTGCCGCCCCCGCCGCAACCGATCGCGGCGGCGCCGATCGCGAACACCGGCGTTCAACCGACGCAGGGTGCGGCACCGGTCGAAGGGCCGGGATATGGCGCGGGCGGCGTCGGTAACGGCTTCGGCAGCGGCGGGGCTGGCGACGGCGACGGCGCGGGGGACGGTCGCGATACGCCGCCGCGGCGGGTCGGCGGGCGGATCAAACCGTCCGATCTGCCCGACGACCTCGCCTACAATCTTACGGCTGGGATCGATCTGGTTGTCGGCGTCAAATATGCGGTCGAGGAGGACGGGCGCGTCACCGATTGCCGGATCACGCGATCGAGCGGCAATGCAAGGCTCGACCGGCTGACCTGCGACTTGATCGAGCAGAAGTTCCGTTATCGCCCGGCGCTGGACGAGGATCGCAACCCGATCAAATCGTGGATCGTCGAAAACCACACATGGAACTTCGAGGATAGCGGTCCCAGGCGTCGGTGA
- the purL gene encoding phosphoribosylformylglycinamidine synthase subunit PurL: MSGITPEIVAEHGLSPEEYDRVLHAMGREPNLTELGIFSVMWSEHCSYKSSRIHLKKLPTTAPWVICGPGENAGVIDIGDGQAAIFKMESHNHPSYIEPYQGAATGVGGILRDVFTMGARPVANLNALRFGSPDHPKMRHLIAGVVHGIGGYGNCVGVPTVGGEVNFHSAYDGNILVNAMTVGVAQTDKIFYSAASGVGNPIVYVGSKTGRDGIHGATMASADFGEDSDEKRPTVQVGDPFTEKLLIEACLELMASDAIVAIQDMGAAGLTSSSVEMASKGGVGIELIMDDVPQRETGMTPYEMMLSESQERMLMVLKPGREAFAEAIFRKWELDFAVIGTVTDTGRMILKWQGNVVADIPLAPLADEAPLYDRPHVPTPKPAELSDEPETADLAADLLKLMGSPDIASRRWIWEQYDQQVGADTVQRPGGDAAVVRVHGTQKGLAITTDCTPRYCFADPVEGGKQAIAEAWRNLSAVGAKPLAVTNCLNFANPQRPEIMGQVVGCLEGMSEACVALDFPIVSGNVSLYNESKATGGGSAILPTPAIGGVGLLDDWSKSITIGFKNTGDAIIAVGERSGHLGQSIWLREIHGREEGPPPPVDLRAERRTGDFVRSCIAKGAISACHDVSDGGMAVALAEMALASGIGAMINEAQPFGVAGSFFGEDQGLYLVTVPDDHLAEFLADAAAADVPADPIGRTIKDRLIFELDEGDWCVPLTDLRAAHEGFFPALMGDTIA; encoded by the coding sequence ATGAGCGGAATCACTCCCGAGATCGTCGCCGAGCACGGCTTGTCCCCCGAGGAATATGACCGCGTCCTGCACGCGATGGGGCGCGAGCCGAACCTGACGGAACTCGGCATCTTTTCGGTGATGTGGTCCGAACACTGCTCCTACAAATCCAGCCGTATCCATTTGAAAAAGCTGCCGACGACGGCGCCGTGGGTGATCTGCGGCCCGGGTGAGAATGCCGGCGTGATCGATATCGGCGACGGCCAGGCGGCGATCTTCAAGATGGAGTCGCATAACCACCCCAGCTACATCGAACCCTATCAGGGCGCCGCGACCGGAGTCGGCGGCATCCTGCGCGACGTGTTCACGATGGGCGCGCGGCCGGTCGCGAATCTCAACGCGCTGCGTTTCGGATCGCCCGATCACCCCAAGATGCGCCACCTGATCGCGGGCGTCGTTCACGGCATCGGCGGCTACGGCAACTGCGTGGGCGTGCCGACCGTCGGCGGTGAAGTGAATTTCCACAGCGCCTATGACGGCAACATCCTGGTCAATGCGATGACCGTCGGCGTCGCGCAGACCGACAAGATCTTCTATTCGGCCGCGTCGGGCGTCGGCAATCCGATCGTCTATGTCGGCTCCAAGACGGGGCGCGACGGCATCCACGGCGCGACGATGGCGTCGGCGGATTTCGGCGAGGACAGCGACGAAAAGCGCCCCACCGTCCAGGTCGGCGACCCGTTCACCGAGAAATTGCTGATCGAAGCATGCCTCGAACTGATGGCGTCCGACGCGATCGTCGCGATCCAGGACATGGGCGCGGCCGGCCTCACGTCCTCCTCGGTCGAGATGGCATCGAAGGGCGGCGTCGGGATCGAACTGATCATGGACGACGTGCCGCAGCGCGAGACCGGCATGACGCCGTACGAAATGATGCTGTCGGAGAGCCAGGAGCGCATGCTCATGGTGCTGAAGCCTGGCCGCGAGGCGTTTGCCGAAGCGATCTTCCGCAAATGGGAACTCGACTTCGCGGTGATCGGCACGGTGACCGATACCGGTCGCATGATTCTGAAATGGCAGGGTAATGTCGTCGCCGATATCCCTCTCGCCCCGCTGGCCGACGAAGCGCCGCTCTACGATCGCCCGCACGTCCCGACGCCCAAGCCGGCCGAGCTGAGCGACGAGCCGGAAACGGCCGACCTCGCCGCCGATCTACTCAAGCTGATGGGCTCGCCGGACATTGCCAGCCGGCGCTGGATCTGGGAGCAATACGACCAGCAGGTCGGCGCCGACACCGTGCAGCGCCCCGGCGGCGACGCCGCGGTGGTACGCGTCCACGGCACGCAAAAGGGCCTGGCGATCACCACTGACTGCACCCCGCGTTACTGTTTCGCCGATCCCGTCGAGGGCGGAAAGCAAGCGATTGCAGAGGCCTGGCGCAATCTCTCCGCAGTCGGTGCGAAGCCGCTCGCCGTCACCAATTGCCTCAACTTCGCCAATCCGCAGCGGCCCGAAATCATGGGCCAGGTCGTCGGTTGCCTGGAGGGGATGAGTGAGGCGTGCGTCGCGCTCGACTTCCCGATCGTGTCGGGCAACGTGTCGCTCTACAACGAAAGCAAGGCGACCGGTGGCGGATCGGCGATCCTGCCCACGCCCGCGATCGGCGGCGTCGGGCTGCTCGACGACTGGTCGAAATCCATCACTATCGGCTTCAAGAACACCGGCGACGCGATCATCGCGGTCGGCGAACGCAGCGGCCATCTCGGCCAGTCGATATGGCTACGCGAAATCCACGGCCGCGAGGAAGGCCCGCCGCCCCCGGTCGATCTGCGCGCCGAACGCCGCACCGGCGATTTCGTCCGCAGTTGTATCGCCAAGGGCGCAATCAGCGCGTGCCATGACGTGTCCGACGGCGGGATGGCTGTCGCGCTCGCCGAAATGGCGCTGGCATCGGGCATTGGTGCAATGATCAATGAAGCGCAGCCGTTCGGCGTCGCCGGCTCGTTCTTCGGCGAGGACCAAGGCCTGTATCTAGTGACAGTACCCGACGACCACCTCGCCGAATTCCTCGCGGACGCGGCCGCGGCCGACGTCCCCGCCGATCCGATCGGGCGGACGATCAAGGACCGGCTGATCTTCGAACTCGACGAGGGCGATTGGTGCGTGCCGCTCACCGACCTGCGCGCCGCGCACGAAGGATTCTTCCCCGCGCTGATGGGCGACACGATCGCCTAG